The following proteins are encoded in a genomic region of Liolophura sinensis isolate JHLJ2023 chromosome 7, CUHK_Ljap_v2, whole genome shotgun sequence:
- the LOC135471501 gene encoding uncharacterized protein LOC135471501, producing the protein MLSSPMSEFIPVFLCFLYATSSNARDWRGGFASLGRTDPTFTYAHCELQPTTEVVDHRAEQITGRIEFRQPLAVFTRGWLEVRVHIEGLPLDDGILNYGLHVHEFGDLRDGCESTGGHYNPYGNEHGGPTVENRHAGDFGNVVKNRAGGVSKYFLDRVASLTGPYSIVGRSIVLKAREDDLGLGGNPSSRVTGSSGGRVACCVIGHSNGQSWRGSTI; encoded by the exons ATGCTGTCCAGTCCTATGTCAGAATTCATTCCAGTTTTCCTGTGTTTTCTTTATGCAACATCAAGTAATGCGAGGGACTGGCGAGGAGGATTCGCGTCTCTAGGAAGAACCGATC ctacGTTCACGTATGCCCACTGTGAACTGCAGCCCACGACAGAGGTGGTGGATCACAGGGCTGAACAGATCACGGGCAGGATAGAATTCAGACAGCCG ttGGCTGTCTTCACCCGGGGCTGGCTGGAGGTCAGAGTTCACATTGAGGGGTTGCCATTGGATGACGGCATCCTTAACTACGGTCTGCACGTGCACGAGTTCGGTGACCTCAGAGACGGATGCGAGAGCACAGGGGGTCATTACAATCCGTACGGCAACGAACATGGCGGACCTACAGTTGAAAACAG GCACGCTGGAGATTTCGGGAACGTGGTAAAGAATCGAGCTGGAGGCGTTTCTAAATATTTCCTAGACCGTGTTGCTTCTCTCACGGGACCCTACTCAATCGTCGGCCGATCGATTGTT TTAAAAGCTCGGGAGGATGATCTAGGACTCGGTGGCAACCCATCCAGTCGCGTGACCGGAAGTTCCGGTGGGAGAGTAGCTTGTTGTGTGATTGGTCACTCTAACGGCCAATCATGGCGCGGATCAACTATTTAA